Below is a window of Chanodichthys erythropterus isolate Z2021 chromosome 19, ASM2448905v1, whole genome shotgun sequence DNA.
TTAACTCTCACTACTTAAGCCCGTAGAGCACTGTATAATATGATAAGCACAGCGCAGCTGGTTAACATAACTCAACTATTGTGTTGCCTCGTCGCTCTAGCCGCGgctaaagggggtcgcacaccggaagaGATGCGTATTTAAAACTGAAACACATTATTCTCTATGAGTGTACACACACCGGCGGCGCCCAGCAACGGTTCAGGACcttgttcaaaatcctgcagtgcCACGTACatagatttatattaaatttacacttatttgtctcaaatcgtcgttaatgtaTATACTGACTTCACCATGTGCTGCAATATAAagttaattttacattaatttacagtaatcagctgcatgaataaaaattgCTTATGTTATTGGATTTTCAGGTGATATTCTCAATTCATTCAGTTAACGGACACTCTGAGGTAAAGTGTTCAGACTGCAGACTCAGCAacaattgtatttaattatacagTACAACCATAACATAGTACTGACATTATCTTAATTCCACAATGTCCTAAAACATAACAATATTGCTGGCCATAAACTGAGAAAGTACATGATACCTCGAGTTGTCCTAGACGCGGCGCAGCGCGGTGCTTCTCGTCCGGTGTTCGACCCCCTTAACGCGGCATGAAGTCGCCACTAGCTGCACTGTACTTATCGTATTATTACGTTAcgtcaaatttggctgggtggttaataacacttTCTTATTTAGTCTGACAAACTcaaaacacatatttattttgactttacacAGACTTTAAGCTAGTTAATGTAGATGTTGTCGCGATATCCGCAGGCGGCTACATGCTCACCACAGAATTACCATGGTAAGCCATggtcatttttttaacaaatggtgctaaaatAGCAACGGGGACATGGACACAGACGTTTAACGTTACATTGACACTGAAAATACTTGCTTACCTTGAATACGCGACGAAGTTGCACCGAAGAAGCCCAGGCCAAAACGGATCGAGTGCGTTCAAGTTCAAGTGACGGTTATTTCAAACGACTGTTGTGAGAAAATTCCAGAACATCTGGGAGCGGGGGAAGGGGCGTTAACCCAGAACATGGGTTACTCTTTGAAAAATAACCCAGAAACCTAAACAACCCAGGAATTGGGTCAAAATATTAGCCCTATAACCCAGAAAATGGTTACTCTCtgaaaaaataacccataattttaacccaacacaaataacccagaaaatgggttaaagaaataacccaggagtttttagagtgtaaaagCCTCccttccgctggaaaaaatagtccctgactgtgaacagcaaccgaagttacattattacaacattagatggcagcaaagactgtctttatgagcgagtaactcagtcgcaaagacttttatgttgaaacttgttgtgaacaTGGAACAAGACGCAAATGATAAATGCTTTGGCTTGTgctgtcagtgtcagcagggcacgggaaaaccccttaaatgttaaaaggacaagatcgcagcagacattcagacagattTTTTATGAACActggactgacctgaaggaaaatgctaaatctgaatgcaggtaatacactcggTCACTCAATATCTCTTTCACAATACTCTTTTACATAatgcagtaagcttcaatgaacaaaatcaattttttcaaacatatgtttacgttgctaagagtggttgctaagacaGACGCAGCAACATACACACTCAGTGGCGCAGCAATACTTATGTAATGCGGTCAGTTGTATGTTTTTGGGAATTTTACAACGGCTTCGAATGCAGCTCAACCATTCAGAATCAAGGGGTGGGACTATTCGTTTTATAGTGTATGTTTTTGACCAACATTTCCACTTttgttttgatgtcatttttctaGTAAGAAATTGctattgtagtaattaaatactCACTTAGTTATCACCAAAACTTTTTTCATTAAACCATTATGCTGCCTCAGACATCTAACcaaaatcagtttcgtgaggtaccttcttGTGCAAATCCTGCCTACAAAGTcagcgaggcaacaagtcagctgcctaagcTTTCAGGTGCAGCTTCTGTTGGAAGGTGGCTCCCAAGAACAGGATTGAACACCCATATAATGGACATTCACACCATGTCGGAGCATAGGAGCTCTGACCAGTGACCGCACTACcatctgactgctgcagattcattttactgttgaCAGTGTTGCCACAGAAATGGATAACAGCTCAGAGTACAACGTCATAATTACCGTAATTACATCATGGCGTGAACATGGCGTATATACAAGACACATTGAAATATGACCGCCAGTGGATAGAATATAATtgcaaattaaattttttttacctGCTTACACACAAAATCCTTACTTGTCACATGATTTCTGaaacctgacactcaaacaccaGAACCACACACCAAATCTGAAAAACCATACACTAATTTTTAGCCTTCGACTCAGTtttcaatttcataaaacactttttgcagaacacaacacacaattctatgtaaaacacaaaaatctaacaggaagtttcgatttcctttttcaaacacaaccATTGTTTCTGTCCAACTACACATGGTTGATGTATTTCCTTTCTTTCGTACTGTGTAATACTGCATTCACAACCACAAATgcatacagtaaaaaaaattaatagctTGGTTTCAATCTTGCTTTCATGTCTACCgtgaatttttcaacatctcTCTGCCAATTACTTTCAGTCTTGTACAGAAATGCACATAGGAGCTCATGAAAGAAGAGCTTTAGGCTTTGAATAACTGTGTGTATATGATATATCCAAAAATAGATTATGGCAAAGGTGTTTGCAATATTagacaaatgtttgcttttaagatgtgtttgtgatattttgaaagcagtgcttcattttgcaagagATGTGAGGCATTTTGCATGCAATTCTTGGAACTGTGTGTaaagtttcaaaaataaaaagaagcaaagttttgaaaatgtgtgtcagcagttgaaaaaacaaaacaaaaaaactgtaaacagcTATTGTCTGCAGCCATTATAACCCTATACACAACAAGGCTGAATCTtcccaagatgtaggtgactttgtttcttcagtagaacacaaattatgatttttaactccaaacaacaaataatgttgTTTGGAGTTaacaaataatgctagtggatgtgaacttctactataagagtaaataaaacttgcatagacatgtccaaattaaaccctgcggctcgtgacgacacattgatgtcctaagacacaaaacgatcggtttgtgcgagaaaccgaacagtatttatatcattttttaactctaatacaccactatgtccaactgcattcatcactcgattcgtttggtctgatcgcgctctgacagcggcaggtATGTCtagctctcattgaagtatatgcgcgagacatcactgccgctgtcagagcaaatgatataaatattgttcggtttctcgcacaaaccgatcgttttgtgtcttaggacatcaatgtgtcgtcacgagccgcagggtttaatttggacttgtctatgcaagttttatttattcttatagtagaagttcccatccactagcattatttgactgacagacggcaacggttggagttaaaaatcatcatttgtgttctactgaagaaacaaagtcacctacatcttggatgcgctgggggtaaacagataagcatcaaattttcatttttgggtgaactatcccattaaGTAATCAATAATTGCAGAAGGCAATATATGTATCAGGGTTTTTGCATTTAACTCTTCATAGGGGTATTAAATTTGCaacatttctttcttcttttctttttctttttttgaggcCTACACTTCAAGTCCAAAAAATACAGTCCAATAGCATACCAGAGGTGTTATGCCCATTCACATGCCCCTCAGAACAGAAATAATACTATTTTACAGTTGATAAGATCACACTGGTATAATTAGAACATTCAGTATGTCACGTGACACTGCTACATTCAAATCTGCATTCATTATTTGGCTGGTGCTAAACCAGAGATGGACACGTTCAGTGCTTGTCATATCACTATTCTGTTCcgtgttttcaaccacataatgtaAATACACATAGTAGCCTATTAGAAACAAAAACATCTCTAGTTTTAAAAATACgcactgatgtctatggaagcgGCAATAACAATCCTTTCATAAGTTGATGTATTTTATTGATATTACACATTGATATCAATCACGTTGATAACATCCCATTGCAAATATCTTAAATCAATAAAGAGCTGCCAGAAAGGTCAGAAATTCAAACTTAATTATAAGAATATAACATATTTATAACATCAACTTAATTTTATAAGGAAAACAAGATTATGTTTCTTACCCCATTGGAAGatgtttcttgttttaagcttaattttcacttaattttgatcattttttcaGTAAACAAGACTTATGTAATTTTGTAGTATCTTAATTTAAGAGTATttatactggaaaacaagacaaaaatggacagtacattttttttttttttttttttgcgatgTACTGGTCATTTTCATGATCTGTCAGTCATCTTTGTGCATAAATGGTAAAGTAGCCTTCATCAGTCTTGATGTATTTTGCATCGAGATGATTCACTTGCTCCTTAACATTTTGATGCATGAGTGTATCAATTTGCATGTTTCTCTGAAACGGAATTGTATCATCACAGCTTCACGAACTGCACCCTTCTGAGAGATGTAGGACTGTACTCTGGTGTAGCTGTCTTATTTCTGTTCTATGTGATCTGCTCTGACTTCTACATTTTCTTGGAGAGGTACATTTCATGACCAAGAATCATGCATTACTTCCTGCTGGGATGTTCAGTCATGGCGCTGATTTACCTCTCAGGTAAATGGTTGCTCGACACatcaaaaactgcatttttgtttgacttttaaaaatgttgctCACTTAAATGCTACATTTTGTTGCACTTTTTAAGTTCTGGAAGGAATTCTTTAGGACAGCAGGTCTTTACCACCAATTCATATAATTTTTGTTTCACCTTTGAAAGTTGCATGATTACATTTTGCATATTACGGTTGCCCAAGACTTGTTTTCAGTGTTGTTGTTCTTCCTTTCCATCTGTGAGTGAAAGAGGAAGTCCCACCGCTTCAAAACAAGTTTGCATTTGCCAGATATCCTTCTCAGAACTTAAAAATAAGCCGTTTTAATGTGGGATGCACATACTTTTCAGTGATAATGCCAAGTGTGTTTTTTACTTCTGCTGATAAATTACAGCAAATCACCTTTGCGATATTAAACCGGTTCTGTCTTATATATTTTCTCTTTATCCATCTCATAATTTCAGCTGAAGAAAGGAATATCCACGTGTACCAGAAGCCACGATTTTTTGGCGTTAAGACGGGTCGGAGTGTGATAATATACTGTGTGTCGTCTCAACCGTCTTTGCCGGCTAATGTACAGTGGTTCAAAGACCAGGATTCCAATCCACTCAAGAACCAAAAccaaaaaatagaaataaacgAGAGGACTGATAAAAGAAATGCCTCCATTACGATAAGGAAAGTGGAGATTGAAGACAGTGGCAATTATTTTTGCAAACTGAATAATACGCATGGACCGGGAACTGCTCTACAAGTGTCCAGTAAGTGTTGATTTGTTGTTGATGTCATTCACTTTCTTTCTTCGCTTAGCCTGTGTACCATACTAGTTTTTGTTTCTTCCACAGGATACAGTGAGCCCCAAGCTGTCATGCGGAGATCGAGAATCAAGGATGTTATCATTTTCCTTCAGGCTTTTCTGTTGATTTTATGCATTGTCGTTCCTCTGATTCAGTTTTACAAGCTGGTAAGAGCCACACAAACATTCTCTATTGCTTTGTGCACTTGATGTATTTAATGTGTGAGGTATCCATTactttttggttacactttatttttgatagtccattttagacatcctactaagtaactttgcaactagaCTATAAGTAGACTGTTAGGGTTAGTAATAAGTtggcatgtagttgcaaagttacttgtagtcAATGGAAAGTCTTTTGGGAAGCAGActctatacactctaaaaaactctgggttaaaaacaactcaatttGTGTTGTTTTCAACCCAAGGGCTGGGTAAATATAGAACAGAACACatgttgggttaattttaaccaGCAAACTAAGTTGTTTATTTAACCCATCAATGGATTGATTCCTTTTTACTATAATTCTagcttattttttcttttacttcatGCATGAATTAATGTTTACGGATGAACTTAAATCCTCTAAATATTTAGAAGAAATTCAAGTGTAATCGACCAGTTTCTGTTGTCCTGTTTCCATCGTAATGGCGCCGATGTCTCACATTCGGCGGGGGAACTGTTAACTTCAGACCGCCGTCCTGAGTTtacacaaacctgtattttACAGAAGACATGCACCAATTTGACGGAGCTGTACTGCTCTCTCCTGAAGAGGTCgcaaaaagcaataaataactCAACCCCTGGGTTCTTATCgaccaggatctgggtaaaacaaaaactacccaaacactgggttaatacgtctgacccaggagctgggtaacacaaaatctggAAAAataaccccccaaaaaaatgacccaaaaGGCTCAACCCAGGACTTAAAATAACTCAagatttttagagtgtactagGCTAATACTCTCATGACTGCTATGTAGTTACATAGTAgtgtggaccatcaaaataaagtttacCCAACTTTTTACCTCAATTTGTTGCCGTAGTAAGCACTTACAGCGGTTTCTCATTGTGTTCGGTTTTAGGAGAAGAAAGAAGAAGCGGATTATGAAGAACCTGAGGATGATCACATATATGAGGTGAGTGTTTTGGTTAATTCGGTTATCTAGTTACTGTCATTGTGTTGGTTTACGGTTGGCCGGGTTTTAAGCTCAGAGTGCTGCAGCTATTGTTGCATGCACTACAGGAAGTGAAAACACACATGGTCTGTTGTGATAGACAATGCATGAAATAATATTTGTGCTGTACACACGATTTTATAAAGCAAACAGACCTTATATGAAagcgaggctgtgagggatagacttACCGTGTTTTCAATAGCATCCGTCGTAAAAAGCTGTATAAAGCTCCTAGATTACATATTCCAGTTTTTTTTCTACTGAAAAGATATTTTTTGCAGCGTTTGTCTGCAGAAcaatccaaaaacacattaaataacagTACAAGCCACTGAAGAGATGCATGTCTTTTCCTCAGCCTCGCTTTCATTCCTGTTAAAAATCAAAGATGGCGCTGTTGTGAAGGTATGCATGTGatgtcaccgtcgaccgttatgactgcggcaaacacacaaaatacatccaaaacgggaaagagctttgtttttttgttttttacagaaAGCAAAAAGGtcgctgcaattcacagaaacagctgtaTTCCAggcattttgtgtcaaaatgttgtattttggggtaaaatcataccttatttatgtattgttaaatattgtgttgacaactcataaattaaatatttagcatcttatattctgcataattgggtgtttttaaataaatactgacaaaaactatacaagttttagggctggactaTATGACCAAATAACATTGATACAagtcagtggttcccaaactggggtacgtgatatgacaaaagggggtacgcgaacaaaatgctgcgtagttcatttaattctacattaaaataatattaaaatagagcATGTGTTTCTAACTGCCAAAATGTcgtaaatccagtacatttaGTCAGattacctcatcatttgcagtcaaaaatgactccACATGTGAGTTGTGTCCACACAAGCAGCATATTATAGATTGTGTGCCgaatctgctgccttaaattGCACTAAATTACTGTCGTTCATGACAgtgcacctttgtaaaagtggggatttagcacttactcgcatgaacaacaaatatagacacagataggctaatgaattaatttcgatttaagactcaaactttctccggtaggcctacaaaaacataccttgtgtgagttcttgtatttaatgatgataacgagcaagaatgcatttgttcccaaatatccacatgactgcaaacatgacattattatacaataggtcaaaaaacaaaacgtacattttaaacacagtactgccagtatttactctattttgcaatgaaataataacgaaaaccacagcagaactacaacacacgtctgtgtttcacgaacaattctgcggctttgaacgaattgTGAGAGtcgattcaatgattcattcacagccacttgcttcattactgaatgaatgactcgatgactcactcctaaaaacagtgacttgctgccacctactggcggttttagtttaatatttaacagttttacttagttttaccatcatttcatatttctctattgaacatttttatttaaaacattatttatttcataaagttattcataaagctaaaaaaatgcactggaaaatcaatttaggggcaaatattgtcccttaatggtaaaggtgtgactgcagtcgaagtggaagagagggggtacgcagaaggatggtaatgccttcagggggtactccacgctaaaaagtttgggaaccacagatataagtgattactccAATTTAGACATATCTATAGTGTAGTTTATAAAAAAGCATTCaaaggcagatttgctttatgtatttcc
It encodes the following:
- the cd79b gene encoding B-cell antigen receptor complex-associated protein beta chain; the protein is MHYFLLGCSVMALIYLSAEERNIHVYQKPRFFGVKTGRSVIIYCVSSQPSLPANVQWFKDQDSNPLKNQNQKIEINERTDKRNASITIRKVEIEDSGNYFCKLNNTHGPGTALQVSRYSEPQAVMRRSRIKDVIIFLQAFLLILCIVVPLIQFYKLEKKEEADYEEPEDDHIYEGLEIEQCGGDIYEDISTYAQPTDAAWDVESPDQE